Proteins encoded in a region of the Paenibacillus sp. E222 genome:
- a CDS encoding zinc-dependent alcohol dehydrogenase, which yields MKAVTYQGIKNVVVKEVPDAKIVKPDDMIVKITSTAICGSDLHLIHGMIPNLQENYVIGHEPMGIVEEVGPGVTKVKKGDRVIIPFNIACGECFFCKNQLESQCDNSNEHGDMGAYFGYSGTTGGYPGGQAEYLRVPFANFTHFKIPENCEQPDEKLSLIADAMTTAFWSVDNAGVKNGDTVIVLGCGPVGLLAQKFCWLKGAKRVIAVDYVDYRLQHAKRTNHVETVNFEQDKNIGNTLKEMTKGGADVVIDAVGMDGKMSDLEYLASGLKLQGGTMSAFIIASQAVRKGGTIQVTGVYGGRYNGFPLGDIMQRNVNIRSGQAPVIHYMPYMYELVTSGKVDPGDIVTHVIPLSEAKRGYEVFDTKTDDCIKVILKP from the coding sequence ATGAAGGCGGTAACGTATCAAGGGATTAAAAATGTCGTGGTCAAAGAGGTGCCTGATGCGAAGATTGTGAAACCGGACGATATGATCGTAAAGATCACCAGTACCGCCATTTGCGGTTCTGACCTACACCTTATTCACGGGATGATCCCTAACCTTCAGGAGAACTATGTCATCGGACATGAGCCGATGGGGATCGTAGAAGAAGTAGGTCCTGGCGTGACAAAGGTAAAAAAAGGCGACCGTGTGATCATTCCGTTTAACATCGCATGCGGAGAATGCTTTTTTTGCAAAAATCAGCTGGAAAGCCAATGTGACAATTCAAACGAACACGGGGATATGGGCGCATATTTCGGCTACTCCGGAACGACCGGCGGATATCCTGGCGGGCAAGCCGAGTATTTACGGGTCCCGTTTGCTAATTTTACCCACTTTAAGATTCCTGAAAACTGCGAACAACCGGACGAAAAGCTAAGCTTGATCGCTGATGCCATGACCACGGCATTCTGGAGCGTAGATAATGCCGGCGTAAAAAATGGAGATACGGTCATCGTGCTCGGATGCGGCCCGGTCGGACTCCTGGCCCAGAAATTCTGCTGGCTGAAAGGAGCTAAGCGTGTTATAGCCGTCGACTATGTCGATTACCGCTTGCAGCATGCGAAGCGAACGAACCATGTGGAAACCGTAAACTTCGAACAGGATAAGAATATTGGGAACACTCTCAAGGAAATGACCAAAGGCGGCGCCGATGTTGTCATTGATGCAGTAGGAATGGACGGCAAGATGAGCGATCTTGAATATTTAGCCAGCGGTTTGAAACTGCAAGGCGGCACTATGAGTGCATTTATCATTGCGTCTCAGGCTGTCCGCAAAGGAGGAACCATTCAAGTCACTGGGGTATACGGCGGACGCTATAACGGATTTCCACTTGGTGACATCATGCAGCGAAACGTGAATATTCGTTCCGGACAAGCTCCGGTCATTCACTATATGCCATATATGTACGAGTTGGTTACGTCTGGCAAAGTGGACCCTGGCGACATCGTTACACACGTCATTCCCCTCAGCGAGGCCAAACGGGGCTACGAGGTGTTCGATACGAAAACGGACGATTGCATTAAAGTCATCTTAAAGCCTTGA
- a CDS encoding L-dopachrome tautomerase-related protein — translation MFGEDIIKPMLPMEEYFGKLELVYSFYGAMPTGVSVSETGRIFICFPKWGDDVRFTVAEIVEGRVQPYPNLETNLINPLNITMSFISVQSVVADGRGTLWVLDTAAPNFSEPVKGGAKLVAVDLKTNTIRNVYTFGEDVVLPTTYLNDVRFDFRVGKAGYAYITDSSSNGPGAIIVVNLENGNAYRRLDGADSTSPDPYFLPKVEGKILMNRNTDGSTSPFRLASDGIAISPDGKVLFYCPLTSRHLYSISTEALRDRTIPDFNLRDLVQYWGEKGASDGMITDAQGNVYAGDYENDSIRKILPNGIMETIAHDPRILWPDTFSIGPDQYLYVIVNQLHRQARFHYGRDLRQKPYSLLRIKIDELPAPTF, via the coding sequence ATGTTTGGGGAGGATATCATAAAACCTATGTTGCCAATGGAAGAATATTTCGGTAAGTTAGAACTCGTTTATTCATTTTATGGGGCTATGCCTACAGGTGTTAGTGTGTCAGAAACCGGGCGCATCTTCATTTGCTTTCCGAAATGGGGAGATGACGTAAGATTTACGGTAGCGGAAATTGTTGAGGGTCGGGTGCAGCCTTATCCAAATTTAGAAACGAATTTGATAAACCCTTTGAATATCACTATGTCCTTCATCAGTGTCCAAAGTGTAGTTGCAGATGGGAGGGGAACCCTGTGGGTATTGGATACGGCTGCACCAAACTTTTCTGAGCCTGTGAAAGGAGGGGCAAAATTAGTTGCTGTAGATTTAAAAACAAATACAATAAGAAATGTATATACATTTGGAGAAGATGTAGTCTTGCCGACAACGTATCTGAATGATGTCCGATTTGATTTTCGTGTAGGTAAAGCGGGTTATGCATATATAACCGATTCTTCTTCCAATGGTCCAGGCGCTATTATCGTCGTGAATTTAGAAAACGGAAATGCATACAGACGGTTAGATGGAGCAGATTCAACTTCACCCGATCCATATTTTTTACCGAAAGTGGAAGGTAAAATTTTGATGAATCGAAACACGGATGGATCGACATCTCCCTTTCGATTGGCCTCTGATGGTATAGCCATTTCCCCTGATGGAAAAGTGTTATTCTATTGTCCATTAACCAGTCGTCATCTATACTCGATCTCAACAGAAGCCTTAAGAGACAGAACGATACCGGATTTCAATTTACGTGATCTTGTGCAGTATTGGGGAGAAAAAGGTGCGTCTGATGGAATGATAACGGATGCACAAGGAAACGTTTATGCTGGAGATTATGAAAACGATAGTATTCGAAAAATATTGCCGAATGGAATCATGGAAACCATCGCTCATGATCCGAGAATTTTATGGCCGGATACTTTTTCTATTGGTCCGGATCAATACTTATATGTAATTGTGAACCAATTACATAGGCAGGCGAGATTTCATTATGGAAGAGACCTGCGACAAAAACCGTATAGTTTACTTCGTATAAAAATTGATGAATTACCTGCTCCTACCTTTTGA
- a CDS encoding spore gernimation protein GerQ, translated as MTNPTLAPHESMELHEALNFKTLCLAKSKLMQGLVFDQELKALMQKDVIQSIQQIAELQAIYARAPFQAPVPNSPTPITH; from the coding sequence ATGACTAATCCAACGCTAGCGCCTCACGAATCGATGGAACTGCATGAAGCGTTAAACTTCAAAACGCTCTGCCTCGCTAAGTCGAAACTTATGCAAGGCCTGGTCTTTGACCAAGAGCTAAAAGCCTTAATGCAGAAAGACGTAATTCAATCCATACAACAGATCGCCGAGCTGCAAGCAATCTACGCAAGAGCTCCTTTTCAAGCGCCTGTTCCGAATAGTCCGACACCTATAACACATTAA
- a CDS encoding extracellular solute-binding protein — MQKVGKRNTRSLAWIISIVLVVSVVLSACGNKEEEQANGSNGNADDPLEVSIMTITPSAVPAADDNVIKRAIEKATNSKMNIQWVSNNIYGDKLNLTLASGDIPDLIMINDPFGSTFTKMVKQGAFWDVTPYIKDYPNLSNGIPDIAWETTKAADGNNYGIPRPRPVTGDSFFIIRKDWLDKLNLQVPETTDELFEVMKAFVEQDPDGNGAQDTTALAAYISPDDLGWGGNLGPVLGAIESSFIGINSSWKWDESQGELIYRELLPEVRESLQYLTKAYSSGMMPEDLLSLKLTQARELFKRNQAGIIVDKTGTMRKIYADDLKKVDPSFKYTDFYPLTNLNGYNPKGAGYNGILAIPASVPEEKMKRILKLVDSWMNPEVFEIQQFGIEGTHYEVVDGKKVANNEKLTADNASDFNHIVNVIDLPWDTTGETDEETQANELFKKVEAERDKTSVADLSAGLQSETGQKVLPELNKKIQDLKAKIILGREPIEAWDTFVESLRNDPNVQAMSDEMTEAYKKRNGH, encoded by the coding sequence ATGCAAAAAGTGGGGAAACGAAACACCCGTAGTTTAGCCTGGATCATATCGATTGTGTTGGTTGTATCTGTTGTACTCAGTGCATGCGGAAATAAAGAAGAAGAACAGGCGAACGGAAGTAATGGTAATGCGGATGATCCATTGGAAGTCAGTATCATGACGATTACGCCAAGTGCGGTTCCTGCGGCGGATGATAATGTCATCAAGCGTGCAATCGAAAAGGCGACGAATTCCAAAATGAACATCCAGTGGGTTTCCAACAATATTTATGGTGACAAGCTGAATCTGACACTCGCTTCCGGGGATATTCCGGATTTGATTATGATTAATGACCCGTTCGGAAGCACGTTTACCAAGATGGTCAAGCAGGGGGCTTTCTGGGATGTCACGCCTTATATCAAGGATTATCCCAATCTGAGCAATGGCATTCCCGACATTGCCTGGGAAACAACCAAGGCAGCGGATGGCAACAATTATGGTATTCCCCGCCCCCGCCCGGTAACCGGAGACTCCTTTTTCATCATCCGCAAGGATTGGCTCGACAAATTGAATTTGCAGGTGCCGGAGACCACGGATGAGCTGTTCGAAGTGATGAAGGCTTTTGTGGAGCAGGACCCGGATGGGAATGGAGCCCAAGATACGACGGCACTTGCCGCTTATATCAGTCCGGATGATCTTGGTTGGGGTGGCAACCTCGGCCCTGTACTGGGCGCCATTGAAAGTTCATTTATTGGAATCAACAGCAGTTGGAAATGGGATGAATCGCAAGGGGAGCTGATCTACAGGGAGTTACTGCCTGAGGTTAGAGAATCCCTTCAATATCTGACCAAAGCTTACAGCAGCGGCATGATGCCGGAAGATCTGCTTTCGCTCAAGCTGACGCAGGCAAGGGAGTTGTTCAAGCGTAATCAGGCAGGCATTATTGTGGACAAGACAGGAACGATGCGCAAAATCTATGCGGATGACTTGAAGAAGGTTGATCCTTCTTTCAAATATACGGACTTTTACCCTCTGACCAATCTGAATGGATACAACCCAAAGGGGGCTGGATACAACGGAATTCTGGCGATCCCTGCGAGTGTTCCGGAAGAGAAGATGAAACGTATTCTGAAGCTGGTGGATAGCTGGATGAACCCCGAAGTATTTGAAATTCAGCAGTTCGGGATTGAAGGCACACATTATGAAGTGGTGGATGGCAAAAAGGTAGCGAATAACGAAAAATTGACTGCGGACAACGCCTCGGATTTCAATCATATCGTCAACGTTATTGATCTGCCGTGGGATACGACAGGCGAAACGGATGAAGAAACACAGGCGAATGAGCTGTTCAAGAAAGTGGAGGCCGAACGGGACAAAACTAGTGTAGCTGATCTATCTGCTGGCCTTCAATCGGAGACCGGACAGAAGGTTCTGCCTGAACTCAACAAGAAGATTCAGGACTTGAAAGCGAAGATTATATTAGGCCGAGAGCCGATTGAAGCTTGGGATACCTTTGTGGAGTCGCTGCGAAATGACCCGAATGTTCAAGCGATGAGTGATGAGATGACAGAGGCTTATAAGAAACGAAACGGACATTGA
- a CDS encoding carbohydrate ABC transporter permease produces MHRLKWSERVGQSLNAVVLGLLAVVMFFPLYYVFVVSFTDPGEYLQKKIVLFPEHWSVEAYTYLLSTPAFARSLGNSAFLATVGTVCSLAVSSSLAYALSQKRFQFRTILMFLIVLTILFSPGIIPNYLLVRELGLINNIWALILPALANGWTVLLMKNFFDSLPAEISEAASIDGCSAIRTWYTIVLPLSMPALAAFGLFFAVGYWNQFFAALLYLNDSAKWPIQVLLQNMLLNASNIDLVAPGQQVETPPTEMLKMAAIIVAILPVLVVYPFIQKHFAKGALIGSVKG; encoded by the coding sequence ATGCATCGTTTGAAATGGAGTGAGAGAGTTGGGCAGTCCCTGAATGCTGTTGTTCTTGGATTGTTGGCAGTAGTCATGTTCTTCCCGCTGTATTATGTTTTTGTCGTTTCGTTCACCGATCCAGGAGAGTATTTGCAAAAGAAAATCGTACTCTTCCCCGAACACTGGTCTGTCGAAGCGTATACGTATTTGTTATCGACGCCTGCCTTTGCACGCTCGCTGGGAAACAGTGCATTTCTGGCAACCGTGGGCACGGTGTGCAGCCTGGCTGTATCGTCTTCTCTGGCTTATGCGCTGTCCCAGAAGCGGTTTCAATTCAGAACAATATTGATGTTCCTGATTGTACTAACCATCTTGTTTAGCCCGGGCATCATTCCGAATTATTTGCTGGTACGGGAGCTGGGGCTAATCAATAACATCTGGGCGCTGATTTTGCCTGCGCTCGCCAATGGCTGGACGGTATTGTTGATGAAAAATTTCTTCGACAGCCTGCCGGCAGAGATCAGCGAAGCGGCGTCCATTGACGGCTGTAGTGCCATCCGAACCTGGTACACGATTGTACTGCCGCTGTCTATGCCGGCATTGGCTGCATTTGGTTTATTTTTCGCAGTAGGCTACTGGAATCAATTCTTCGCGGCGTTGTTGTACCTGAACGATTCTGCCAAATGGCCTATTCAAGTACTGCTGCAGAACATGCTGCTGAATGCTTCCAATATCGATCTGGTTGCACCTGGACAGCAGGTGGAGACCCCGCCGACAGAAATGCTGAAGATGGCCGCGATCATTGTAGCCATTCTGCCTGTACTAGTTGTGTATCCGTTTATTCAAAAACACTTTGCCAAAGGAGCCTTGATCGGCTCGGTTAAAGGATAA
- a CDS encoding spore coat protein has protein sequence MNPILEHMTGLHMLTDDVIAMDFLMNAKSGVRNYAMAVTECATPEIKQILMKQLDEAIDSYEKISTYMMQHGLYHPHHIPEQIQLDLKNIQTAMNLPS, from the coding sequence ATGAACCCAATATTAGAACACATGACAGGGCTTCATATGCTGACTGATGACGTCATCGCAATGGATTTTTTGATGAATGCCAAGAGCGGAGTCAGAAACTACGCCATGGCCGTGACCGAATGTGCCACACCTGAAATCAAGCAAATTTTGATGAAACAGCTCGATGAGGCCATAGACTCTTATGAAAAGATATCCACTTACATGATGCAGCATGGCTTATACCATCCGCACCATATTCCAGAGCAAATCCAGCTCGATCTGAAAAACATTCAGACCGCTATGAACCTTCCGTCCTGA
- a CDS encoding sugar ABC transporter permease: MSSHGQRMNTVKGKQTSARSKWLNLLSSLRRDQSLYLLALPGILFFLVFKYIPMWGIIIAFQDYSPFRGIQGSEWVGLLHFTELFANPDFALLFRNTLAISLLNLILFFPFPILISLGLNELKSVAYKRLIQTIIYMPHFLSWVIIAGLTLLLFAKGTGLINELFTLWGWQRVDILTNPDSFWVMVTLQAMWKEAGWGTIVFLAAMASVDTQLYEAARMDGAGRLRQIWHITLPAIRSVIIVLLILRLGDIMEVGFEQIFLMYNGAVSEVAEVFDTYVYRTGIEQGDFSYSTAVGLFKSVIGLVLVVVANRLVKRMGQEGVY; encoded by the coding sequence ATGAGCAGCCATGGACAACGAATGAACACGGTAAAGGGGAAGCAGACTTCAGCTAGGAGCAAATGGTTAAACTTGCTGTCCTCGCTCCGGCGTGACCAGTCGTTATACTTGCTGGCATTGCCAGGTATCCTGTTCTTTCTTGTTTTCAAATATATCCCGATGTGGGGCATCATCATTGCTTTTCAGGATTATTCCCCTTTTCGTGGCATTCAGGGCAGTGAGTGGGTCGGGCTGCTGCACTTTACTGAACTCTTTGCCAATCCGGATTTTGCTTTGCTGTTCCGAAACACACTGGCGATTAGTCTGTTGAATCTGATTCTGTTCTTTCCTTTTCCGATTCTGATCTCTTTGGGACTTAACGAACTGAAAAGTGTGGCGTACAAGAGACTAATTCAAACGATTATCTACATGCCACATTTTCTGTCCTGGGTCATCATCGCGGGGCTGACACTGCTCTTGTTCGCCAAAGGAACGGGACTGATTAACGAACTGTTCACCTTATGGGGCTGGCAGCGGGTAGATATATTGACGAACCCGGACAGCTTCTGGGTGATGGTGACCTTGCAAGCGATGTGGAAGGAAGCTGGATGGGGAACGATTGTGTTTCTGGCAGCCATGGCGAGTGTGGACACCCAACTATATGAGGCGGCTCGAATGGATGGGGCAGGGCGGCTGCGTCAGATCTGGCACATTACACTGCCTGCCATCCGTAGTGTCATCATCGTGCTCCTGATTTTAAGATTGGGAGACATCATGGAGGTTGGATTTGAGCAAATATTCCTTATGTACAACGGTGCTGTATCCGAAGTGGCTGAAGTATTCGACACCTATGTATACCGAACAGGGATCGAGCAGGGAGATTTCAGCTATAGTACAGCGGTTGGACTGTTCAAATCGGTGATCGGACTGGTACTGGTTGTGGTTGCAAACCGTCTGGTAAAACGCATGGGACAGGAAGGTGTTTACTAG
- a CDS encoding glycosyl hydrolase: MTEQKISSNLVNKDATSEARELMTYLADRYGLGVLSGQQDYGNLNWINENTGRKPAVIGFDLMDYSPSRTERGAISQEIRDAIAWHQQGGIVTLCWHWNAPTHLVDEPGKEWWRGFYTDATTYDLASALAHPESQEYTLLIRDIDAIALQLQELKDAGVPVLFRPLHEAEGGWFWWGAQGPEPAKQLYRLLYDQLVNKYELGNLIWVWNSEKPEWYPGDDVVDIVSVDVYPEAGDHSPLAERYENLRELVKDSKIIALAENGSIPDPKQMKEQGVYWSWFCTWTGEFLKGGNHNTVAYLKEVYNSEEIITLDQLPKWSWR, from the coding sequence ATGACGGAGCAAAAGATAAGCAGTAATTTAGTGAATAAAGATGCGACTTCCGAGGCTAGAGAACTGATGACGTACTTGGCGGATCGTTATGGATTAGGGGTACTGTCAGGTCAGCAGGATTACGGCAATCTGAACTGGATTAATGAGAATACAGGCCGCAAGCCGGCGGTGATCGGATTCGATCTCATGGATTATTCTCCATCAAGGACAGAACGCGGCGCGATCTCCCAGGAGATTCGGGATGCGATTGCATGGCACCAGCAAGGCGGAATTGTGACTCTGTGTTGGCATTGGAATGCACCTACTCATCTGGTGGATGAACCAGGCAAGGAATGGTGGCGCGGTTTCTATACGGATGCAACCACCTATGATCTCGCTTCAGCATTGGCTCATCCTGAATCGCAAGAGTATACCTTATTGATCCGGGATATCGATGCCATTGCATTACAGCTGCAAGAACTTAAGGATGCTGGGGTGCCTGTGTTATTCCGGCCGCTTCATGAAGCGGAGGGAGGCTGGTTCTGGTGGGGAGCCCAGGGACCTGAACCTGCCAAACAGTTATATCGCCTGCTGTATGATCAATTGGTCAACAAATATGAGCTGGGTAATCTGATCTGGGTGTGGAACTCGGAAAAGCCGGAGTGGTATCCGGGTGACGATGTGGTGGATATTGTGAGTGTGGATGTGTATCCAGAAGCAGGCGATCACAGCCCACTAGCTGAACGTTATGAGAATCTGCGTGAACTGGTGAAAGACAGCAAAATCATAGCCTTAGCCGAGAACGGCTCCATTCCTGATCCAAAGCAAATGAAAGAGCAAGGTGTATATTGGAGCTGGTTCTGTACCTGGACAGGAGAATTCCTAAAGGGTGGCAATCATAATACCGTGGCGTATTTGAAGGAAGTATATAATAGCGAAGAAATCATTACGCTGGATCAATTACCGAAGTGGAGTTGGAGATAG
- a CDS encoding helix-turn-helix domain-containing protein, with protein MLIKRTAVNLPRGRYFRRSLMMILFIACIPGVITGVLLYGWVTVKMENILQQSHLRQFEQRTAWVSEQLDALELIFSQWAFDPVFDNRLKELDFVYKYKQVHELYRLLLMIQNSNTLIGKVQLYLDEPRAVKMDSERYDFISDPSEITKMERLTEQPQATYWSRSLEGSSMMMVNRLPGGSEDALGALTVTLDNQQLGSMLQTLSPYNGGTTFLLDEQGKPMLPQDKELGGLQQAVREHVLNFETNPSSFLMEYGDLTYSVQSGTFRRLGTDWTYISAAPLNEIVAPIVSVPRIVLLVNGAGLLLALILSWVGSLQLYKPFTKLLRIFTLTEAPIEAKETEMSSLFQVFSSAPVRSNGPVHLDEIKHIEQRWIGINRERESLQQRLEEHLPLARESLLIQLTLGHLLLPSDREWRERLSQLGWDLRDEQFVIMLAHIRPEVVLLQGSEHHGRESQEWISFAVTDILGRQLQELPYRAEALNYHDMSIALLLAVPPEIQPDTAEFRNELIRMGQQWMDSVHSELNIRLTVVLSKLTLDASHIPQLVRESRSVLRKRQFSSNLSIMDMNEEAEQDVKQKGAYPLELEQDIISALRSGDEELALEYFRRFIDTYAGSESPEEHIRQALFQLLARIQHALLQLGEDPVELFGLAVYEEVVHLHDLDELFQWFRERIVHVCVEEFTGKEEKQIQMAVHQMKEHAEQQYAGALSLDELADLHGIHAYTLSRAFKQTFGQNFVDYLTEIRLNRAKELLESTDVKINEIAEQVGYQASYFNRLFKKSEGTTPSRYREDVRKQTGHSRGNRSV; from the coding sequence ATGTTAATCAAGCGCACAGCAGTCAACTTGCCAAGAGGGCGCTATTTCAGACGCAGTCTGATGATGATTCTGTTTATCGCCTGCATTCCGGGTGTGATTACAGGTGTGTTGTTGTATGGCTGGGTTACCGTCAAAATGGAGAACATTTTGCAGCAATCCCATCTGCGACAATTCGAGCAGCGGACCGCATGGGTTAGTGAGCAATTGGATGCGCTTGAATTGATCTTTTCCCAGTGGGCGTTCGATCCGGTATTTGATAACCGCCTGAAAGAGCTTGATTTTGTATACAAATATAAGCAGGTACATGAACTGTATCGTTTGCTGCTCATGATTCAGAATTCCAATACACTTATCGGCAAAGTTCAGCTGTATCTGGATGAACCCAGAGCCGTGAAGATGGATTCGGAACGATATGATTTTATAAGTGACCCCAGTGAGATCACAAAGATGGAACGGTTGACCGAACAGCCGCAGGCGACGTATTGGTCCCGCTCCCTGGAGGGCAGTTCCATGATGATGGTGAATCGACTTCCGGGTGGAAGTGAGGATGCACTCGGTGCGTTGACCGTCACCCTGGATAACCAGCAGCTTGGAAGCATGCTGCAGACCTTGTCCCCGTATAACGGCGGAACAACCTTTTTGCTGGACGAGCAGGGGAAGCCCATGCTGCCACAGGACAAAGAGCTGGGAGGATTACAGCAAGCCGTTCGGGAGCATGTGTTAAATTTTGAAACCAATCCGTCTTCCTTCCTGATGGAGTATGGCGACTTAACCTATTCCGTTCAATCAGGGACCTTCCGCAGACTTGGGACGGATTGGACTTATATCTCCGCGGCTCCCCTGAATGAAATTGTCGCTCCAATCGTGTCCGTACCCCGTATCGTGCTGCTTGTGAACGGAGCAGGATTGTTGCTGGCACTAATCCTGTCCTGGGTCGGTTCACTTCAACTCTATAAACCTTTTACCAAATTGTTGCGGATATTTACCCTGACCGAGGCACCGATAGAAGCTAAGGAAACGGAAATGTCTTCGTTATTCCAAGTGTTCTCATCGGCACCGGTCCGCTCGAATGGACCTGTACATCTGGATGAAATCAAGCATATCGAACAGCGCTGGATCGGGATAAACCGTGAACGGGAATCGTTACAACAGCGCTTGGAAGAACATCTGCCGCTTGCCCGGGAAAGCCTGTTAATCCAGCTAACCCTTGGTCATCTCTTGTTGCCATCAGACCGTGAATGGCGGGAACGACTGTCCCAGCTCGGATGGGATCTAAGGGATGAACAGTTCGTTATTATGCTTGCCCATATTCGTCCTGAAGTTGTTCTTCTTCAGGGGAGTGAACACCATGGGCGTGAATCCCAAGAGTGGATCAGTTTTGCCGTAACCGACATATTGGGCAGACAATTGCAAGAGCTTCCTTATCGGGCTGAGGCACTCAATTATCATGATATGTCCATTGCCTTGCTGCTTGCTGTTCCTCCAGAGATCCAGCCGGATACGGCTGAGTTCAGAAATGAACTGATCCGTATGGGCCAACAGTGGATGGACAGTGTACATTCGGAATTGAATATCCGGTTGACGGTGGTCCTTAGCAAACTCACATTGGATGCTTCACACATTCCACAGCTGGTTAGAGAATCACGATCCGTATTGAGGAAAAGGCAGTTCTCTTCCAATCTGTCTATCATGGATATGAATGAGGAGGCGGAGCAGGATGTGAAGCAAAAAGGAGCTTATCCACTCGAATTGGAGCAGGACATTATTTCAGCATTGCGCAGTGGGGATGAGGAATTAGCTCTGGAGTATTTCAGGCGATTTATAGACACATACGCAGGATCTGAATCGCCAGAGGAGCACATTCGCCAGGCGTTATTCCAATTGCTGGCGCGGATACAGCATGCCCTGCTGCAATTAGGTGAAGATCCGGTTGAACTGTTCGGCTTGGCAGTGTATGAGGAAGTGGTACATTTGCATGATCTGGATGAATTGTTTCAGTGGTTCAGGGAACGCATCGTGCATGTATGTGTAGAGGAATTCACAGGCAAGGAAGAGAAGCAGATACAGATGGCCGTTCATCAGATGAAGGAGCACGCCGAGCAGCAATATGCTGGAGCATTATCTCTGGATGAACTGGCAGACCTTCACGGGATTCATGCCTACACGTTAAGCCGGGCCTTCAAGCAGACATTTGGTCAGAATTTTGTGGATTATTTAACCGAAATTAGATTAAATCGGGCTAAAGAGCTGCTTGAATCAACAGACGTCAAGATCAATGAAATTGCGGAGCAGGTCGGTTATCAGGCGAGTTATTTTAATCGTTTGTTCAAGAAAAGCGAGGGAACGACGCCGAGTCGCTATCGGGAAGACGTTCGCAAGCAAACCGGGCATTCACGTGGTAACCGTTCCGTATAA
- a CDS encoding spore coat protein: protein MNTDYLDPINSLNMPEMADMTFAMDFLLRAKEGVRNLSIALTETASPDVRALLHTHLKQGIAMHQEITELMIRKKWFHPYELNEQYQLDQLSAKNTVMIGQMNLFPDDTSRKGMFDRTPDEHIGGHKA from the coding sequence ATGAATACCGATTATTTAGACCCGATTAATTCATTGAATATGCCGGAAATGGCAGATATGACTTTTGCCATGGACTTCCTTCTTCGTGCCAAGGAGGGTGTACGTAATTTGTCCATCGCCCTGACGGAAACGGCTTCACCGGATGTAAGAGCCCTGCTGCATACTCATCTTAAGCAGGGGATTGCAATGCACCAAGAAATCACGGAGCTCATGATTCGCAAAAAATGGTTTCATCCTTATGAGCTGAACGAACAGTACCAACTCGATCAGCTTTCGGCGAAAAATACGGTGATGATCGGGCAGATGAATCTGTTCCCGGATGATACGTCGCGTAAAGGGATGTTTGATCGGACCCCAGATGAGCATATTGGAGGACATAAAGCATGA